DNA from Thermoplasma acidophilum DSM 1728:
AACTCCTGTGCAGCCCTCACCACGTCGGCATTCGCCACAGTTATCTCCACCGACTTCGGTTCAATGCCCGTGACCTGCATGATGTTCTTAACGTCCTGAAGCACCTTCTCCACGTAGTCCATGGCGCTGTACATCTGGTCGCAGGTCATGCCGAATCTGCGCACAGTGCGTTCGTACCTGTCCTGGAAGTTCTCGTCGAACGGATCAACCGACACGTATGTGTCCGATACGTAGCTGTGCCAGTACTCCTCTGCATGGTGAGGTATAACGGGCATCAATGCCCTCAACCAGTCAGCGATCACAGGGGTCAGGGCCCTGTTGACGTCTCCACCCCTTGAGGAGAGGTACCTGAGGTCGTTCAGCACGCCGTAGAAGATGTTGATGTAGGCATCCCTGATCTGGTACCTGTCCATGCTCTCCATGAACTGCCTCAGCCTGACGCTGAACCTTGCGACAAACCATGCCTCTTCGAAGGTGAGATCCGACGTGTCCTGCTTGAATCCAGCCATTAAATCTTTGAACTCGTTGAAGCGCCGGGTTATGCTTGCCAGGTCGGTCTCATTCCAGTCCATGGTGGAGGATATGTCTGCCTGCACCGCCACGTACAGCCTGTAGATATCCGCAGAATATTTCTTGGCTATCTCGAGCAGGGATACCACGTTCCCCTTGCTCTTAGATATCTTTGCACCGTTTGAGACCACAAGCCCGGATATGATGAGGCCTGCTGGCCATTTCTCCTTGGGGAATATTGCAGCGTGGTTCAGAACGTAAAATGAGAGGTGATTGGATATGTGCGGGATGGCCGTTAACCTTATGTCAACCGGATACCAGTACTCGAACTGCCTCTTCGCCTCCGATTCATCCTCATTCTTCGGTTCGCCGTTCATGAATATCCTGGTAATGGCATCATCGTCAAGCTTCCCAGTCTCGTAGAGGGATCTCAGAGGAATCGAGTTCGTGTATACGGCCGGGTATATGGTGGAATCGGACAGCGATTCTATGACCCACCTGTCGTCGAATGGCAGCCGCGTGCCCAGGCCACGCCTCCTGGCGCAGGGCCTTTCCTTGAGCCAGTCAATGGCATCGTTCATGACGTTCCTGTATACCTCAGGGTGCATCGTCATGGTGTTTATCATCGTGTGCCCAAGATCCTTGAGCCAGGGCTGGGAATAATCCAGGAACCACTGGTCAGGGAGCACCGCCACGATGACCTTCGATCCCGATCTGGTTACGGCATGCCTCGACGTTTCATAGAATGTGAAGGCGTTTCCGCTGGAGATGAGATCCCTTTTGACCGCCTCCCGCGCTTCCCTCACGGTCATGCCGGTGTACGGGCCGGAATCCACCAGCTTTCCGTAGTAGAACTCGTTCCTGTAGAGATCCTTCGTGGCCTCCTCCCTGCCCTCCTCGGTTTCCAGGTCGTACTTGCTTTCGATATCCTTCATCTTCATCGGCGCTTCTATTATGACCGGGAAATCCTTTCCGCGCTTCTTCCGGTAATACACGTAATCGTAAACAGAGTGCGACGGTACGGAATAC
Protein-coding regions in this window:
- the leuS gene encoding leucine--tRNA ligase; the protein is MIALDIEAKWQNAWDRDGIFVPKMDGRKKFMITVPWPYTNGSLHVGHGRTYTLGDIIARYKRSRNYNVLFPMGFHQSGTPILAFSERIRAGDRSTIDLYTSYLKEYGEKDIDALIESFKDPKNIADYFSNAIINDFKHLGYSIDWTRRFTSADEFYQKFVQWQFRRLNEKGLVKQGRYPILYSLEDDNAVGEDDIKDGDTDKVTIEEYTAIFFRGKSFDLIAASLRPETIYGITNIWVNPDVKYVKVKISGRMAVVSEECSTKLKFQGNEIEVAGEASVQEIQKQTYTTPAGKEVKVYQADFVDPDNGTGIVYSVPSHSVYDYVYYRKKRGKDFPVIIEAPMKMKDIESKYDLETEEGREEATKDLYRNEFYYGKLVDSGPYTGMTVREAREAVKRDLISSGNAFTFYETSRHAVTRSGSKVIVAVLPDQWFLDYSQPWLKDLGHTMINTMTMHPEVYRNVMNDAIDWLKERPCARRRGLGTRLPFDDRWVIESLSDSTIYPAVYTNSIPLRSLYETGKLDDDAITRIFMNGEPKNEDESEAKRQFEYWYPVDIRLTAIPHISNHLSFYVLNHAAIFPKEKWPAGLIISGLVVSNGAKISKSKGNVVSLLEIAKKYSADIYRLYVAVQADISSTMDWNETDLASITRRFNEFKDLMAGFKQDTSDLTFEEAWFVARFSVRLRQFMESMDRYQIRDAYINIFYGVLNDLRYLSSRGGDVNRALTPVIADWLRALMPVIPHHAEEYWHSYVSDTYVSVDPFDENFQDRYERTVRRFGMTCDQMYSAMDYVEKVLQDVKNIMQVTGIEPKSVEITVANADVVRAAQEFLNNSVSGQSKKYMQYLAKRRKDIMIYGFDEYDVLQRNQVYLSKQIGCPVRIERGDVINGKIALPGKPVIYIS